In the Variovorax sp. PBS-H4 genome, one interval contains:
- a CDS encoding transcriptional repressor gene korB: MSAKTNAKKKEQDKPQSSGLGLDGLGDLAGLLNEQPAANAGGAGPQELPLDLIDEDPHQPRTADNPGFSPESIAEIGETIKARGVKSPISVRENPDAPGRYLINHGARRYRGSKWAHKTTIPAFIDNDYNEADQVIENLQRNELTAREIADFIGRELAKGKKKGEIAKEIGKSPAFVTQHVTLLDLPEPIAEAFNSGRGKDVTVINELVTAYKKNPDEVAAWLADDSQELTRGSVKLLREFLEDKRSHEDGDRDPNTVDALTGKTDAEAGDGEQGPQDDDAKGKKEPKEADPDKLKKAIIQVKHDDRPARLILNRRPPAEGWAWLKYEDDGQEFEADLGTVQLVALLEG, from the coding sequence ATGAGCGCCAAGACCAACGCCAAGAAGAAGGAGCAGGACAAGCCGCAATCGTCCGGGCTGGGCCTGGACGGGCTGGGCGACCTGGCCGGCCTGCTGAACGAGCAGCCGGCGGCCAACGCCGGCGGCGCAGGCCCGCAGGAGCTGCCGCTTGACCTGATCGACGAAGACCCGCACCAGCCGCGCACGGCCGACAACCCCGGCTTCTCGCCGGAGAGCATCGCGGAGATCGGCGAGACGATCAAAGCGCGCGGCGTGAAGTCGCCCATCAGCGTGCGCGAGAACCCGGACGCACCGGGGCGCTACCTCATCAACCACGGCGCGCGGCGCTATCGCGGCTCGAAGTGGGCGCACAAGACCACGATCCCGGCCTTCATCGACAACGACTACAACGAGGCCGACCAGGTTATCGAGAACCTGCAACGCAACGAGCTGACGGCGCGTGAGATCGCCGACTTCATCGGCCGCGAGCTGGCGAAGGGCAAGAAGAAGGGCGAGATCGCCAAGGAGATCGGCAAGTCGCCGGCCTTCGTCACGCAGCACGTCACGCTGCTGGACTTGCCCGAACCCATTGCCGAGGCGTTCAATAGCGGCCGGGGCAAGGACGTGACTGTCATCAACGAGCTGGTGACGGCCTACAAGAAGAACCCCGACGAGGTGGCCGCCTGGCTGGCCGACGACAGCCAGGAGCTGACGCGCGGCTCGGTGAAGCTGCTGCGCGAGTTCCTGGAGGACAAGCGCAGTCACGAGGACGGCGACCGTGATCCCAACACCGTCGATGCGCTGACCGGCAAGACCGACGCCGAGGCCGGCGACGGCGAGCAGGGGCCGCAGGATGATGACGCCAAGGGGAAGAAGGAGCCGAAGGAGGCCGACCCCGACAAGCTCAAGAAGGCCATCATCCAGGTCAAGCACGACGACCGGCCGGCACGGCTGATCCTCAACCGCCGGCCCCCGGCCGAGGGCTGGGCCTGGCTCAAATACGAGGATGACGGCCAGGAGTTCGAGGCCGACCTTGGCACCGTGCAGCTTGTCGCGCTGCTGGAGGGCTGA
- a CDS encoding PIN domain-containing protein: protein MDACVLYPVSVADALMSVAVTGLFAPKWTTEIEAEWMGNLEAERPDLVGRLSFRRDNMREAIPDWEISEAAWRPLVGSLTLPDPDDVHVLAAAIVGHADCIVTANLKDFPNDVLAGYDLTAVHPDDFLVAQLDLDEIAALTAFKAMRARSKRPPFSPEEFADVLERNGLAATAERLREAAALI from the coding sequence TTGGACGCCTGCGTCCTTTATCCGGTCAGCGTCGCCGACGCTCTGATGAGCGTTGCCGTGACCGGGTTGTTTGCCCCCAAGTGGACGACGGAGATCGAGGCAGAATGGATGGGCAACCTCGAGGCTGAACGCCCCGATCTCGTCGGCAGGCTCAGCTTTCGCCGCGACAACATGCGTGAAGCCATTCCCGATTGGGAGATTTCGGAAGCGGCCTGGCGGCCGCTTGTCGGATCGCTCACGCTGCCTGACCCCGATGACGTCCACGTGCTTGCCGCTGCGATCGTTGGCCATGCTGATTGCATCGTGACCGCGAACCTCAAGGACTTTCCGAATGATGTCCTGGCGGGATACGATTTGACGGCAGTGCACCCAGACGATTTCTTGGTCGCACAGCTTGATCTGGACGAGATTGCTGCATTGACGGCATTCAAAGCCATGCGGGCACGGTCCAAGCGTCCTCCCTTCTCGCCGGAAGAGTTCGCTGATGTCCTCGAGCGGAACGGCCTGGCCGCAACCGCTGAGCGCTTGCGAGAGGCAGCTGCGCTGATCTGA
- a CDS encoding excisionase family DNA-binding protein yields MTTSERTRRRQAAEMTPEELEMARTAQRCIGESLDRSRAASILLTSDDGDLPPVQVPTKALRLIGEVLGALSERRAVTVISDKQEMTTVEAANLLNVSRPFVIRAIEEGRLAHRMVGTHRRIPFDGLMAFRAQMREKQIAALQRLSENAQELGLEY; encoded by the coding sequence ATGACCACTTCGGAACGTACGCGTCGCCGTCAAGCTGCGGAAATGACACCTGAAGAGTTGGAAATGGCTCGCACGGCACAGCGCTGCATCGGCGAGTCGTTGGATCGCTCGCGAGCGGCGAGCATTCTTTTGACCAGCGACGATGGGGATCTCCCGCCGGTGCAGGTGCCGACAAAGGCGCTGCGGTTGATCGGTGAAGTGCTGGGTGCATTGAGCGAGCGTAGGGCGGTGACTGTTATCTCGGACAAGCAAGAAATGACGACCGTCGAGGCTGCCAACCTTCTGAACGTTTCTCGCCCATTTGTCATTCGCGCGATCGAAGAGGGGCGGCTGGCTCATCGCATGGTCGGCACACATCGCCGCATTCCGTTCGACGGGTTGATGGCTTTTCGTGCGCAGATGCGTGAAAAGCAGATCGCAGCCTTGCAACGGCTGTCTGAAAACGCGCAGGAATTGGGCCTCGAATACTGA
- a CDS encoding ParA family protein, with protein MKTLVTAIQKGGQGKTFATCHLAFDFQERGLRVAVIDLDTQGNASWTLAGHDSGYPASRMFTAGGDELRAWFADREDDGLALIAADANLANLDKMELSQAAAALRASVAALGEFFDVCLIDTAPSLGVAMTAAVLTADYMLSPIEMEAYSLQGMKKMVAVISNLRKQNPKLRFLGMVPNKVDARKPRHVNNLATLQQAYPQLILPFSIGARDSIAEALGEQMPVWKIKKTAARKATQEVRALADYVFTKMEIAQ; from the coding sequence ATGAAAACACTGGTCACGGCAATTCAGAAAGGCGGTCAAGGCAAGACGTTCGCAACCTGCCACCTGGCGTTCGACTTCCAGGAGCGCGGCCTTCGGGTTGCAGTGATCGACCTGGACACCCAGGGCAATGCGAGCTGGACGCTGGCCGGCCACGACTCGGGCTATCCCGCCAGTCGCATGTTCACCGCCGGCGGCGACGAGCTGCGCGCCTGGTTCGCTGACCGGGAGGATGACGGCCTGGCGCTGATCGCGGCAGACGCCAACCTGGCGAACCTGGACAAGATGGAGCTTTCCCAGGCGGCCGCCGCGCTGCGGGCCAGTGTGGCCGCGCTGGGCGAGTTCTTCGACGTGTGCCTGATCGACACGGCCCCCTCCCTTGGCGTCGCCATGACGGCGGCCGTGCTGACGGCCGACTACATGCTGTCGCCCATCGAAATGGAGGCGTACAGCTTGCAGGGCATGAAGAAGATGGTCGCGGTCATCAGCAACCTGCGCAAGCAGAACCCCAAGCTGCGCTTCCTCGGCATGGTGCCGAACAAGGTGGACGCGCGGAAGCCGCGCCACGTCAACAACCTGGCGACGTTGCAGCAGGCATACCCGCAGCTCATCTTGCCGTTCAGCATCGGCGCGCGTGACAGCATCGCCGAGGCGCTGGGCGAGCAGATGCCGGTGTGGAAGATCAAGAAGACCGCCGCGCGGAAGGCCACCCAGGAGGTGCGTGCGCTGGCGGATTACGTGTTCACGAAGATGGAGATCGCGCAATGA
- a CDS encoding replication initiation protein, whose translation MVEDESPRSSPRPPPSVEEQSVAKANEAIAIRPKRGRLTLLSRRIYNALLYHSQRQGVDEPVYRLALSELIGDARFNSNNTELLKSHLRDMQATTIEWSTSSSSLKRWVSSQLLGTVTIEEQGRGRPCMVTWRYPEEIKERLVKPHQYTRVLLEMSSQMRSYSAAVLYEIGARYLTSPGRLSMREDVMWWAAVLTGRSDIKEVDYRFLKRDVISKAIAEIDALCEEFGLELIEHKRGRKIEEIQFRVVPKVQQRLEDINAANRNVFDLELVGRLIALGIKQDEAQDLYATTDEGQIRATLDHVDARLRSATMPALKSPAAYFKDALKKGYAGVGIAVPASPPDEPGAAPATSVPTLSEGDRLRRIRELWENDQMAKARAMYAEMLEPMQAEWRTRFQVEQLEKVASPIARAWRRDGPASRIAGTTFFKWLAGTTWPAEPTDRVLLDFALQRGVPGL comes from the coding sequence ATGGTCGAGGACGAATCCCCGCGCAGTTCGCCTCGCCCACCCCCCTCGGTCGAGGAGCAAAGCGTTGCCAAGGCCAACGAGGCCATCGCCATCCGCCCGAAGCGCGGACGCCTGACCCTGCTTTCTCGGCGCATCTATAACGCGCTGCTCTACCATTCCCAGCGTCAGGGCGTTGACGAGCCGGTTTACCGATTGGCCCTGAGCGAGTTGATCGGTGACGCACGCTTCAACTCCAACAACACGGAGCTGCTGAAGTCCCATCTGCGCGATATGCAGGCGACGACGATCGAATGGTCGACCAGCAGCAGCTCGCTCAAGCGCTGGGTTTCGTCCCAGCTGCTGGGCACCGTGACCATCGAGGAGCAGGGCAGGGGGCGCCCGTGCATGGTCACTTGGCGCTATCCCGAGGAAATAAAGGAGCGCCTCGTCAAGCCCCACCAGTACACGCGGGTGTTGCTCGAGATGAGCAGCCAGATGCGCAGCTACTCGGCGGCCGTGCTCTACGAGATCGGTGCTCGTTACCTGACTTCGCCCGGTCGGTTGTCCATGCGAGAGGACGTAATGTGGTGGGCTGCGGTCCTGACCGGTCGCAGCGATATCAAGGAAGTGGACTACCGCTTCCTCAAGCGCGACGTCATCAGCAAGGCGATCGCCGAGATCGACGCCTTGTGCGAGGAGTTCGGGTTGGAGCTGATCGAGCACAAGAGAGGCCGCAAGATCGAGGAAATCCAGTTCCGAGTGGTCCCCAAGGTTCAGCAGCGGCTTGAGGACATCAACGCCGCCAACCGCAACGTTTTCGACCTGGAGCTGGTGGGGCGCCTGATTGCGCTGGGGATCAAGCAAGACGAGGCGCAGGACCTCTATGCAACCACGGACGAGGGGCAGATCCGCGCGACCCTGGATCACGTCGACGCGCGACTGCGCAGCGCTACGATGCCGGCTCTGAAATCGCCTGCCGCCTATTTCAAGGACGCACTCAAGAAGGGTTACGCGGGCGTCGGCATCGCGGTGCCCGCTTCGCCGCCGGACGAGCCAGGCGCCGCACCCGCTACGTCCGTTCCCACGCTGTCGGAGGGCGACCGCCTGCGGCGCATCCGCGAACTGTGGGAAAACGATCAGATGGCCAAGGCGCGCGCGATGTATGCGGAAATGCTGGAGCCGATGCAGGCGGAGTGGCGGACACGTTTCCAGGTCGAGCAGCTTGAGAAGGTTGCCTCTCCCATCGCGCGTGCCTGGCGCCGCGATGGGCCGGCCAGTCGCATTGCCGGGACGACGTTCTTCAAATGGCTGGCCGGCACCACCTGGCCCGCGGAGCCGACGGACCGGGTGCTGTTGGACTTCGCCCTGCAGCGGGGCGTGCCAGGCCTCTGA